The sequence GATTGATACGAATGACCGAAGCGGACAGGTCTTGGGCGCCTGTGTCTAATTTCACACTCAACAACACCATATTTAACGAATTCATCTGGCATAACATAAGGGCATGTTGTATCACTCAAATTGTCTCGTCGTTTCGGGTAGTTAcctgttaatattttagatttaaccgaataTATGATAGCGGATGATTTGTCGCTTTACTCAAATGAAAGCAAACAAAGCCTTACATAAAATACAACATGTGTAAGTCTAGTACCAAGCCGCTTTTTCCCAAACAAGGAACCTGTAACAACGTCTGGTTTCTTGATTCCAATAAATTTCTAGTGACAGTCTTTTATCGATGACAAGAGTACACTGGAAATCTATGGGTCGCAGCCGTACCGGTATAGTTTGGTACTACCTTGAACAAATCTCAGACACAAATCAAAGTATAttctaatgaataatgaataatgtttgTGAGGATATAcagatgaagatgatggagTGTATTTTTTGAAGATGAACATgctttattattttctgagGATTGATGGACTGTGTTACAATGATCTTCTTAGTGATTATTATGGGGTTCAATCAAGTATCGGTGACGTTTCAGTCACGTGTGTATTTACGTAAGCACCGGTGTTTGAGGCTTCGCTGAATGACGTAATAGCTACGTTAATTACTATTAACAGAAACGACATGATACCAACGGCATTACTGAGTATATCCGACAGTTGAAACGGATCATGTTTCTCATCTGTTTCACTGGGTTTCGGTTTGGATTCTTTATGTGAAACGGTCAATAATAAAacagttataattatttcaaaaccaaTCGATAAACTGAGTAAAGTTAAGAGTAAATCGAAATATTGACTGTGTTCGCGACCACGACTCAAAACAGATCTCAACTGACTTATATTAGATGTCAATAAAGTCAAATTGGAAAGATTGTGGACGTTAGTCTTCTTCGTGTTGTAGCCTTTCTTCGATACATTTGATGCTCGTTGTTTTGGGCGCTTCTCTCCGTCCGAATATTCCCGAGTTTTACCGACACCTCCCGAGTCTCGAGTACCGTACGATTGTACACCTTCCTCGATATCATCACTACTTCCTGCCACTAATGGCATTTCCACTTCGgcttttttctacaaaaaaattgtttgtcattttaagttgaaaaaaatacatcggtGAAAATTAGAACGAATTGGTGAAAACTAATTACCATAATCGCCCTGAAGTCTATCAAAGTTGGCGTGTATAGTAACCAATCCAAAATTATAATCACTCTGAAATGATGAACAGTTCAATGGATTTTCTGTTAGAAACATTTTTCGCCAGGACGCTTTTTCTCCTAAGAGCGGCCTAGAATCGGTGTCTGATTTAACTAATTTTCTCTAATATCGCATCACTCGGGACGCGATGTTTTGACACCAGTGAAGTtcattacttgttccttattccttATTCCGTTgcttattgagaattcatctcccaataaggaacaagtaacatgttacttgttccttgttccttattcagattttcgtcTTTACCGGTTCAATTTTCgttacttattgagaattcatctcccaataaggaacaagtaacatgttacttgttccttattgggagatgaattctcaataagtaacggaataaggaataaggaacaagtaatgaACTTCACTGGGGTGATGTTTTGTTGTCTTTTAAAGGCGAATGCCACTCAAAAGATGCAGCATGCCAGTCAATACCGGGTTCTTTATTTGGCGTAAGGGGATGCCAATCGGTGCGTCTCAACGGGGTTAGTTCTAACCCTGGCATGCCATTTGGCATGGCATTTTTCTTGGTTTTTCTCTTTACACTTATGATATTCATGTTTTAAAGTTGGGATGCCTTAAATATCTTTAATTATGAGTTCCAGGGACTAggaaaatatctataatatatGGCTGATTAGTGAGGCGATCGTATCAACGTATCATTGCTAAATGTAATGGAAATGATTTCATAAAGCTTCTGGGCGCTAGTCCAGTATACGACATTATAGTGCGTGTGTAGAGTTATACTGCGTTCTTCGGTCAGTGTTAACAGCGTTTGACAGTTGACAGTTAGAGTAAACGACGAGACGAGCTGGTAACCTGTCAACCATGACTGCAGTGTGGCTTTTATTTCATCTGCCTTTTGctgatatttttcttcattataGATTTTCATTGTTTATCATATATGCATTGTGTAAGAATCATAAGGTTGCGGatgacataggcctatatatgtTTAATATTTCGAAAATACCAAAAAAGgtacatgaataaaattgcAAATCTATTTCCGGGGCACATTCGCATGCACTTAAGCAATTTCACTGCCATAACAGGCAAGTTCATGCGTGAATAAGCGTCCCCATATTTACCTATTTAAGTTCATGCTGCATTGAGCGTTACGTTATTTcggtataaaaatgaaatatcaacaaCCAATCTGTCAGCacagatatattatattggGTCTAGGGCTAGGGTTTCGATAGGGTTAGTGTCAAAagggtgagaagagggtccTGAGGGTTCcgttttacccctagggataggattagggtaaggtgaggtacTATagatagttaaaacattcacaTGGTTGTCAGCGAGTTCGTTGGTCTTGTGGTATGACGCTGCGCTCGTAATCGTATCGGTGGGGTTTCAATTCGATCGAATTGCAGATGGCCACGACGTTTactttttaatgatatttctttctcttctaATGCAACCAGACAAGTCGTTCATCTTGGGTTATCATAGGGAGGATGTGTAGGGTGTCACGTGTCAACCGTCTTGTGCATTCATCACCTAACTGTTATGTAGGGTGTCATCTGTCAGCCGTCTTGTGGAGTCGTCACCCTAGTATGTAAGATGTCGCATGTCATCAGCTGTAGAATAGGGATCCCCAATCAACGATCTATTTTCATGGAACTTCTTTTAGTTCCATATTACTACGCGTTCTTTCAGCTTGCGCATTAATTCCTCGATTTACTCAAAAGTATCTCTACACGTTGCACTATAATGTCGTATATCGGACTTGGGCCAGCTTCTGACTGTGCTCGGAAGTTTGTGATGAATATTTGTAGCGATAATTCCAGAATCATTGTCTCCTCATGTATTTTGTATAGATAGGATCTGAGTCGTGGTCTCCACCCTGCCAACAGGATCACGAATGGGGATATAGCAATTTTCCTTCGAATTATCAGCTAAATTCGAGTTAAAGGTTAACCTCGTTGAAACCGGGCCTTTGTGTGGCTGTAACATTCACATCCCCAAGCCGTTTATCTGGATCATCGCTGGATGATCCGTAGTTTATAGCAGGGCAGTAGCTAAGCCTAGAAGTGCGGGTGATGGCGAGAACGAAGCGAGATTACACGTCACGCTGTTCACTCGACTTCAACTGAACCTCCATCTAGGACCCATATACTACTTTCGGATTTTTCTTATAAATATCTAGGCCTTTATGGTGATATTTTGTACCGGTTctaatagattttaatgaagttTTTGTTTCTATAGAAATCGAAACAATATTGTTTTCGAAATTAATGGCGGTGTCTTGAGGTATATCAGGCAATACAATTTTTCCAGGCGCACAAAAAAAGAACACGCAATTTGCAAATTAGTTTGtaaaaattattgttattcaagatACTGACTGTGGAGagaacaaaaaaatatatgagaAGGCACTGattaaacaaagaaaattaaaacaaaacatattatattttaattgaatcGTCGCAATTAGAATGTTCGCAATGCCAAACGCCTTCCATGCCACGTTTAAAACTAATCCATCTCAATGCGCGAGGTGCCGCCGCTTCACGCTGTTGCgatttttttgtttgaatcTCGGACAATCATCACAGTTTATTGATAGAACGGTATAAAATGTGATAAAATGAACGTATTTCAGTAAACTGTAGCTCGTACTTTGACGGCTGCATGAGCGTAAGCGCGCGTGTAATTATCCGGGATTACTCAATCCTGTAAACCTAGAAGCTGAACCTGCCACACACAACTCGCAAGTTGTACATCGTGTGTACGgcgaataaatttgattggaccCAACGTGTACGACTTATGCGAGGTTGACTTTAGACTGTTATAAATCATATTAGTCCATGTAACATTGTATTAATTTTGGTGATATTAGATCAATACATACCGGTAATAGTGTCTCTTCACTTGTGTCTCACTGAGTGTCTTACAGCTATAACTATGGTCAACCGACGACGCCGTTTTCTGTATGTTTATAGTGTTTTGACGTGTTTTATCGTGTTTAACAGTTTAACGTGTTTGCGTGTATTTATGAATGGCTAATTCTGCTTTGTGCTTCTTCAAGATTAAAACTATTGTCTCCCTCAGCGAGTGACTGAATTGTACACAACCAACTTGAATTTAAGGGCTGGATAAATCTAAGTTCATCCGcaagaaatatattcatagaaagtacatgttttcaatcattgattattcagatccaTGTTTCTTCCTACAGAGCATGAGCTGTTTACAAGCCTTCCGGTACTGTCTGAAAATAGAGAAACCAAAACCGGTTTCAGAGATAAATCTAACTCGACGATAACAGAGACTTAACAATTAAATTTCAAACCTGTTAAAGATAGGATAGATTAATGGATTAAGAGCTGCGTTTAATCCACCAAATCCAATCAAGCCAGCTTTAATATCGTAGTAACCTCCTCTAAATACGATAACACTGTCAGGCAACAGGGCATTATAGTCGAGGAAATTCCATATACGAATCGGACCCcagaataacagaaacaaaaccGCGCTGACCACTAACATTGTAACAGTCTGTAACAGATGGATAATGAGATATGGGATATGGCGAAACAAGACGCTGGATTATtcgtagtgaaaatcagtttgCTTTCGATTTTTTAGGTCTCCAAATCCGAAAATTATAAAGATAGATATAAGATCCGCTTTCTCATTCAGTACACGCATAAATTGTGTTACAAATGAGTTACAAGTTGACTCGGATTTAATTAGAATGCTTAAGGATAATGAAGTGCAGTAACCCAGTGCCACTAGCGATCCTGGTGGATGATCGccgaatcctcgcttgccacggTAGTGTTGCCGGTATCCCAAACATGGAGCGAGGGTCAATGGGATACCAGCAACGCTACCGATCTCCTGACAGAACCTCAGTAAACTTACTCGCTTACGATCAGCTATGTCTCCTGTAGACCTATCATTTACTGCACTATAAAAGTAATAGATAAATTAAAACagattcatttcaatattttaatttttgatttgagaTCTATATCTAAGAATTCAGACAGACCTGTTTGCAGCTCTCATTGTACGATTAGTTGTTATGCTGACAATCAATACTCGACAGACTAGTGAATATAATGCTACAATCACTAAACCCGGAATCAGAAACAAAACCACGAAATTAAAACAGCCGATACTAATATTGAGAACAGAGTGTATAGCGTGGTAGTATTGAGATGAAGTAGTCTCCGAGCAGGCGATGCGTAATTTATGACCAACTGGATACTGTGTTCGAACCCGCAGTTTCTATAAATAAACCATTTCACTTACTGTGTAATTCATGAAGCTTTCCGACGAGGAGGAGAATGAGGGGAGGAAGGCAGGAGGAGGGGTTGTAGTGACGTCACCTTTGGTTTAAGATTTAATGATCAATTTGAATGGAAATATTTCGTTAGAGATTAACGATCGAACACGTGATCAGTGGTGACAAACATCCCACCATGCTGTACccagggccaaattcggttttcctATCTAGTCAACTAGtagtcggaactaataaccgaatgcgcttgatttccgaactatttccggaatatagaTCCGATCAATtaacattcggtttcacttagtttGACTTTTGTCGACTAATCAgataaccgaagttggccTTGACAGACTGGTGCAAGGTTTGGTCGGGGTTTAAGCAGCTGGTGTTTTCTTTAGAGTTtattagtaaaacaaaatatctCTCATTTTAAGCTGCTGGAGGGGGAAGGAGATGTCGGGGTACAGGGGGGGGGGATACTTTACGTATATTTGTGACGTTGGTGACGCGAGTAAAACTGATAGAATCCACAGTAAGACACAAACTATTATTGATCGCTTGACTGTTAATAATATCTGTGCTTTCAGCGGATGACAGATGGCGAtataactgaaatgaaaatacaaatatttctcACTCGACTGCAGCGCAAATAGATATGTTTGGGTGGCAGTTAGGGTAGGGGTTAGATGACATACCGCTCAGCGGCTATAGCCAGTACTGTGTAAATAGAAACGACAAACGCCATCTCGCCGAGTACGTGTGACCCTTTACAAATCCATTCAGAAGTGAACGCGAACTGATCGGCTACCCGAACAAACTACAAAACAATCTCTTCAATCTATTATAATCACTTATATCAGGGCCCAGCCTTCAGTGACAAccaggtatatatatataacgatGGAATAAGTAGATAAAGGGAAGTCGCACAGTGTAAGGGTTAGCTGAAGATTGCTGTTAGAAACGGTcgttttttcatcaattgttaATTATAGTCGTCTCTTTTTTAGATTCTTAGTTCAATCGAACAGTTATGTAACACTGATAGAGACACTACTAACCTGCAGCGGTAGAACTACGAGAATCAACATTAAATCAGCCGCAGATCTCGAAACTAATAAAACGTTAGTCGAACCGTTTTGTCTCATGTAAACTGTAGAAATTATCACAATTGCGTTACCTGCATTATAGATCAATATTTAGAACACTGATCCGACGCACACACGACAGTGAAATATCAGGGTTCAACTCACCGAAAACGCCAAGGATCGTAGTAAACGTCATTATACCTAACGCCGAATACCAGCGAATTACTTTCAATAAATCGTTCCTCTCTTTATCAGCCTGGTCGTCTCTTTCACCTCTGATATTACTAATAACTGTCTGAATCTCTATAACGTGTGGATGATTTCTATCTCCATACAGAGCCATGGCGATTCTATATTTCTCAACTACCTGTGCTTCAACCGCTGTTAGATACTCGTACAAATCGTTATTGTAATATTTAGCCGTTATTAAACGTCTGTATGAATTGGGAATTAGTTTGTTCTGTTTTAGGATCTTGCCGAAATTTCTCCTGTCGCAACGGAATGATACAATATGTCTGGCACAGACAGATTGCTGCTGCTGGGGTCTTACCGTGGTAACCACATCAATTAGAGAAGTGTTATCCGGCGCGGCTGAGAGACCGTTTAAAACACACCACAAGGAGCAAAACCATAAAAACCActgaattctgaaaaatcaGTACATGTAATTTACAAAATTGAGAGAACCtacttaaatttttgaaacatcgatacaaaagatggaatagtTACTTACAGAACATTAGCAGCAGCCATTTTAGACACAGTTTGATACACGTATGACGGTCAATTAGTAAGCCAGACAGAGAGACAGTCACACAGTCAGATGGTGGTTTATCGTGGACCACACCCGAATTACTACATGTCAGAACAACTGACTATGAACACGTTCCGTTAAAACTGTGTTTAATTAACCACAAAAACATGAAAAGGTAAAAACGGGAGAAGCTTGAGAATTCCTGCGGCTCCATCAGTCAAGCATGAGGAGTAATTCCTGGTCATTGTTTTACTGCACGATTTATCACGATATGATACAAATATCTATATTATCTGCAACCTTATTTGTGCAAAAACGCGATATAAAATGATCGTGATTTGTGCAACACAACTAGGAATCATTATGAGTAACTAATGTATCAAAAAACTTAAATTGAATATCTAGGGGCAATTTTAGATTcctagttttatttatttagattcctagttttatttatttagatTCCTTCGCTGTGCTTTTTCATGTAGATTTTTCTTAGTCTTCCTGAGATTACCGTTcttttgaaatatgatacCTAGGTACTGATACTGATCGATGACTTCAACagttatcattattaagtGTGAattgtaataattcatttgttttgAGGGTTCCTTTATTGAATATAGCAATCTTTTTTTTGTGACATTGGCCTTGATCTTATTTTCTGTACAATATTGTCCTAGACAGTTAAGTCCTCGTTGTAGATTTTAAGCACTGTctgaaattatcattttgtcATCAGCATACAAAAGGATTGCCAGTTTGAGCGTGTTAACCGACTCATCTACGTATTTCATCACCCATTTTAAAACCGTATTACatttataattcaaaatcacaaGCGCGACACAATTCGACAAGGCTACGGTTACAGGGGATCATATCGCTAGAACACCGTTGGGGTATTTTGCAGAAGCTGAAACTTAGATGAACGCTCCAGAAGCGATTCCTGTCCTGgcaattatcatttcattgcacaattctatcaaaataaatatcaatgcAAATTCTTTAAGCGGCTCAGATCGATTTTCTTGCAGTAGCATGCGAATAGCAAGTTCGTAGATGGCAGTAGGTGACGGTCGAGATGGATATGGTGGTTCGCTTGAAAAAAAGCAGATTTGATGTTTCGTTCCTGTTTCACTggttctcttaaatgaatgaaCATTAGCGAGATCCCCGGATCCCTGGGCTCTCTGTTCTTTCAAAGTGATCACTCGTGCCTCAGAGCTCTCCGAATCTCTCTGGCTCCGTGCCAGTGATCGTTCCTGTTTCCCGGCGAGTGATCACCCGATACCACGACACAGAGCActgatttctgatttcttgCTCGCCCGTTTGAGGCCTGGATCTAGTTGCACATTTCTCGCGTAAAATCCGGATGTATGATTAGAATATTGGAAATGTACTATTCTAAACTCGATATTCAAACGAACATGGAGGTATGGATTCCTGTATTCCAGAATATCGTACAAAAAGAATCTGATGAAATACATTAGTGTAACTTTTTATCGTGATTACTCTTTATTCGAGCTTATGTATGATTAACATCATGATAAGAATTCGAAGTTATCAAATGGTTCGTAAGGACAACATCTTTCCAATTACAGATACATGGCAATcctatcttttcaatttcaacatcTATAAATCAGAAATCGGGAATTTGTTAATAACAAAACATAACTAGAAAGTCTCGCACGCaatgaacaaaataaattgcctTCTGCAGCGATGGCTCCAATGATGGCTCCAATGACCATAAACAAGGCCAAGGGCCAAGTCAGGGATAAATTTCCGTGAATACccaagacccagttccataatTCTTGATTAAGATTTGACATtagggttaaaacattggaaatgatttcaaaatctcAACTATAACACCAATCAAAACCGAGACACTTTGCAAATTACTTCAGCGTAGTTCAAAATCTTCTACTTTTGTAGTTTAGTCTTCTGAAACCTCGTAGATTCTAAACTTACCTCAGTTTTTGCTTTACATCACCCTAAAAGAGTGAACTTTTACTTACCTGAGTTTTGGGCGCGTTGTCGGAATATTCACAACAACTAACAACTGATAGAGATTCGACACGTTTTATAGTTTAATGACACGCGATTTTTCTCATGGTTAAGcggattttagaataattctcatccatttatcaCGCAAAATTAACCATTTTTTGAactgttattttcattctcatttcatatttctcatttgatatatttcttttttttttgttttggaaaAAATGATAGAGAAATTATTCAGCTGTTTTTCGCGACTGCTAAAATCCCACACTTTTATTTTCCTTATCGCCTGCATTTTCCGCTTATTGTTTACTTTCAATTCTTATCAGTTTTTACCATCGGTGATTTTACTATATTGTTTGTGTTTCTATGTCGTAACATAGAATTAAGTTCAAATAAATTCCTGTAACCGCGGTGAAATTCTTTCAAGAAGATGATATCTGTTTTCGGTAAGTTGAAAAGTTTACGCTTCATCCCCGTTGATTAAAAACTATTACGTTTGACACCGTTTTATATTGGTAAATCTCAATCTCGCATTGTATATTCTTTTTGCGACATATACAGAAATTTTAACAGTGGCTTGTAAGAAATTTTTAGAGAAAGGTCTGAATTATACCCACATTTGATATCCATATTTTCACTCTATTTCcacattttttattatattgactatcgattatattattattaacgtTTACATAGAGATTCCTAATAAAGACATTGAAACcattttgaaagatgatttcaaaaaatcatgaattttaatgaaaccaCACGGGCAATGACCCGAAAAGTCGTGTCTTTCAAAAGTTGATAATGCgaataaaccatttttgaaaatattgaaatctttcattaaaaaatctaaGATCCAAAAAAAACATTCTCGCTTAGTTGTTTTTCACATGATACAATGGTTGAATTCTAGTGAGTTTACTACTGTGTGCTGTAGTAATacctgtggcaagtgagaaATGTCCCCCTCTAGACAGATGTACATACACATGTGATACAGCACTAGATCGTATCTACCCTAAACAAACTAAAGCACAATGCTACAAACATTGCGCTCATGAACATTCTTGCTGTAAGATATGTGAAAACCTGATGGGAAACTACGAGTACGATTGGTGCCACGATTGCTGTTATTATCCAGAAAAGGAATTTCAAGAACACTGGGGCTGCTCGAAATATGCTGATATCCTTAACTAAAAATGGATTCATTGATTCATGCGTGAAACGAAAATAAATGATAgttagttaattttgtttgtgttgagaaaattttctaattgattCCTCGCGAAGGCTTCGGTCAAGTATCGTCTTTCTCTGGTCATCACGCAGTTGTTTTAATGATAGCACCTTTCTCCTAGTCACGTCCCAATGGCACCGCGGCTCTGGAACATTACCACCACAAGTTCAACCACTTCAAAGTATCGATCGAAAGAGGAGTGATTTTGGGTCCAAAAACTTATTGACCACAGAAAAGCGATAGCCAGATCGTAccgattgatgaaaataaaagcaAAGTGACGGTCACCCCCAGCTGGCCATACGTACGTACGACAATGACGATGATGCAACAGGTGATAACTTTGCTGCAGTAAATGTGACTGGTGCTCGAACCCTATATTGTAAGGATTTCCTCTCTTTTATCGACAGTCTCTTAGAAAAGGTCTCCTAGTATCTTCCAACACCCCACGCAGTGGgctaaattcaatttaaattcaatttcaaatatactTTATTGTTCCTTTGTTTATTATGAATACCGGTACACATCGGATTTCCACTTAAAAGTAGACAGCTCAAAGAGGTGAAAACAAAATGCACGCATTGGCCTAcacttggagtaatcattttaCTGCTTCAAGTCCTAACCAATATGCCCGATATTCCCGCATTATATTCGATTGTTGTACACAACGTCATGTTAATACCGGCAATATAATTTGAGCCTCGGCTTTGAATGAGCTATTAAGACATGACAGTGACATCAAAATAGTATGATATTCTCACTCCCTGTCGTGCGGACATACGgcagaaataaatatatatgggAAAAACCGGGGCTGCCCAAGCGACGGCCCCAAACACTCAAAACAGATCGTACCGTATTCCAAAGGCAACTAAAAGGAGTATACTAAACCAACCCCCCGGCCAATATGACCGAAGGCATGGCAACGGATACTAAGAGGCCCGTGGCAAGAGAGCTGATAAAGCCGGGTAAAAGACCGGAACCCAATATGTATCTTAAGACAATTCGAAATGTACACCAGGGAACTGCAGTGGATATCTGATCAGGGGCAGGAAAAGCAACCTCTCCAAAGTTACCCCAAGGAAACTTTGATaatcattgaaaaataaaatccgCATCAAACAAACACCGGTAATGTAATATCACAGTATCGAAACCATGGTAACTAAAAAGGAGTATACAAAACCAACCCCCAGCCAACATGACCGAAGCCATGACAACAACACCAAGAGGCCGGCGGCTAGAGAATTGAAAACATGACGCGATGAAACAACAAATTGAAACTGATAGACGATCTAACTTTGTTACCAGTGTAAACAATCAATAGGTTTCAGACGCTCAAATCCTATATCCACCTTGAAACGGTAAAAGACACTGATCAACAAGTGAGACCCGTGGAATACAAGGGCAAACGCAACAAGAGGTTGGCCAGCCATAAACATGAACAATGAAAATGCTCAAATCTGAGTAGTCAAAAGATTCGCATAAAACTGCAAATGTAAGGGATTTGTCACGCGTCCCTCACGAACGGAGCAAACTAAATCATGTGTTGAGCGCAACTAAACTCTCCACGGAAACGAAAATGCGCTAAATAAAATCACCGAAAATGATCAGAAAACCGAAATAATAGACGAACTCCCTGACCGATAAATCTCACAATAGTGGGACAACGTAGTATACCGAAACACACTTAGAATTGCAGAACCAACAACCCTGACCTCTCGAGTTTTCTCTGCcctaaaattcatttattctctTTATTCTAAACGTAACGACTCCTCCATTCTTTTCTCATACACAGCTGACTCCGGGGTACACAGCCCTCCAGCTCGCACACAGTAGGCAACAGGACACACAGTCCTCAAGGCACACAGCCTCATGTCCACACACAGTGGACAGCCACACACAGTGGCCTCAAAATTTTGTCCAAACATATTGGATACGACCACTGAAGTGGgcaatcaaaatatgaatataaaatttgtCCAAACACATTGGATCCGACCACAGAAGTGggcaaacaaaatataaatataagatGTGTCCAAACACATTGGACGTCAACACACAGTGGACTACCCCCTATTCCACACACAGTGGACTACCCCGGCGGCAGAGAATCCAAACTGCACAAAGTGTTGAGGATTTTATGTATTCTGAAATGTtcatatataatgtattattCACAGTTGTAACTCCGTTATACGTTGACAAATTTTCTgtaacatatttcaatgactGACCATTACTGAACATACTATAAGTAGCAAAACTggaaaataaaatgtattgtGTATCAATTCTATGAGTTTGTGCTTTTAGTATCGTATCCAGTTAGCCATACTGGCCACCAGCCTAAAGGCTGGctgcttatgtcgacaagcaacgcgacgcctaggTTAACAGCACACAAAGAAGACACACAGTTTAACAAGTACACGGCCACACGGCCACAGAACAAGGCCAAACCGTGAACCACCACAACCGTAAAAGCACG is a genomic window of Tubulanus polymorphus chromosome 5, tnTubPoly1.2, whole genome shotgun sequence containing:
- the LOC141906425 gene encoding growth hormone secretagogue receptor type 1-like, which codes for MRAANSAVNDRSTGDIADRKRTVTMLVVSAVLFLLFWGPIRIWNFLDYNALLPDSVIVFRGGYYDIKAGLIGFGGLNAALNPLIYPIFNRQYRKACKQLMLCRKKHGSE
- the LOC141906277 gene encoding chemerin-like receptor 2, which gives rise to MALYGDRNHPHVIEIQTVISNIRGERDDQADKERNDLLKVIRWYSALGIMTFTTILGVFGNAIVIISTVYMRQNGSTNVLLVSRSAADLMLILVVLPLQFVRVADQFAFTSEWICKGSHVLGEMAFVVSIYTVLAIAAERYIAICHPLKAQILLTVKRSIIVCVLLWILSVLLASPTSQIYVNDCSIIFTSLSSIDCQHNN